CCATGAAAGAACCTCATGGAGAAAAAGAGATAATTTATATATCAATTTTATTAGATATATATACAGATATATACTTTTTAATTACAGTCTCTATTTTAAAAGATACTAATCTTGAATATGATGTCTAGAATTTTATAAATGGATTTTGAAAATGATATAATAATTATTAGCCAACAGCCATGGGATACTGAAATTGGTAGTAATTGTAAGGATATTGCCCTCGAGTTAAGTAAAACCAATAGAGTATTGTATATAAATTCTCCATTAGATAGAATTACACTTGTCAGAGATCGAAATGATCAAAAAATTAAAAGGAGAATCGATGTAATTAATGGAAGGGAGAATGGTTTGATTCAGATTAAAGATAATTTATGGAATTATTACCCTGATTGTATAGTCGAATCTATTAATTGGTTAAATAGTCATTTTTTGTTTAATCTGATAAACCGATTTAATAATTTAAAATTTTCTTCATCGATAAAAAAGGCACTTAAGCAACTCAATTTTAAAAATTTCATTTTATTTAATGATAATGAGATGTTTAAAGGATTTTATCTGAAGGAATTTTTGAAGCCTGAGCTAAGTATTTATTATTCCAGAGATTATATGATAGGTGTTGACTACTGGAAAAAACATGGCGTAAAACTAGAGGCACGTTTAATTGCGAAAAGTGATTTATGTTTTAGCAATTCAGAATATCTTGCTGAGTATTGCAGGAAATTTAATCAAAATTCATTTAATGTCGGGCAGGGCTGTGATGTTGAAGATTTTGTTAATATTAGAACTAAGGTTCCTGAGGATTTAAAAAATCTTGAAAGAAAGACAATAGGGTATGTAGGTTCGCTCAATAGTGAACGATTGGACATTCAGGTTATCGAGCGTATTTCAGATAGTTTTCCTGAATGTTATATAGTGCTGGTTGGTCCGGAAGATGATCAATTTAAATCCAGTAAATTACATCAATCAGAAAATGTTATTTTTATTGGTCTAAAACCGGTTAATGACCTGCCAGCTTATATTAATTCATTTGACGTGTGTATTAACCCTCAATTAATAAACCAAATTACAATTGGTAATTACCCAAGGAAAATAGACGAGTATTTAGCTATGGGAAAGGCTGTTGTTGCAACCAAGACGACAACAATGGATTTTTTTGCTGACTTTGTATACCTAGCCGAAACGTCACTTGATTATATTTCGTTAATTAAAGTTGCCTTAGAAGAAGATGATGAAATTTTGAAAGACAAAAGGAAAGCGTTTGCCCTAACTCATACCTGGCCTGAAAGTGTGAAAGTAATGTCTATGGAAATCAAGAAAATGCTTAAAGTTTTGTAAATTATACGATGATTATTTATGTCTCTATAAATTGGTTCCTTTTTTTATTTATCATTTTGCAATGTGCAATCTGCTTTTATCTGGTATATCCTTTTATTTTATATTTCATTTGCTTATTTAAAGGTCTTAAGAAAGATACTGGTATTTCTTCTGGATATCAGGCTGATTATGCAGTAATTGTTACAGCATATGAACAAACCGATCTGATTCAATCTGTAGTCAATTCTTTACTTGGTGTTAATTATACCAATTACTTAATTTATGTTGTAGCTGATAATTGTGATGTATCTGCACTATTGTTCTCTGATCCACGGGTAATCCTGTTAAGACCCGAAACTACACTAGCGAGTAATGTTAAGTCTCATTTTTATGCAATAGACAATTTTAAAAGAGCGCATGAAAGACTTACAATTATTGATAGCGATAATTTAGTGTGTGTAGAATATCTAAACGAACTAAATAAATTATTCGATCAAGGATTTTATGCTGTTCAAGGGGTACGAAAAGCTAAAAATTTAAATACTCAGTATGCTTGTCTTGACGAAGCCGGCGATATTTATTATAGGTTTATTGATAGAAAACTATTATTTGAGGCTGGATCCTCTGCATCTTTAGCTGGTTCTGGAATGGCTTTTACTACTGCTATTTATAAAGCATGTTTAGCAGATTTGCAAATTAGTGGCGCCGGTTTTGATAAAATTTTACAGTATGAGCTCCTCAAGAGAAGATTGACTATTGCTCTTGCTGAAAAGGCAATAGTTTATGATGAAAAAACGGCAAAATCAGACCAGCTAGTTAAACAAAGGGCCAGATGGATCAATACATGGTTTAAATTTTTTGTTCTTGGTCTTAAAATGAATTTAACATCTTTAGGCAAGAGAAACTTAAATCAGTTTCTTTTTAGTTTGATGCTTTTGCGTCCCCCCTTGTTTTTGCTTCTAATGTTATGTGGTATATTTTGTCTTTTAGATATTTTTATTTTTCCAGAACTGCTTATTGGATGGATCGCAGGTAGCGGACTTTTTGTTTTTATTTTTTTTAATGCTTTGAATTATTTTCAGGCTGATGAAAGGATTTATAAATCATTAAAAAATGCACCCAAATTTATATATTATCAGTTATTAGCTTTACTAAAAGCTAATAAAGCCAATATGCTATCAGTAGCTACAAAACATGAATACCAATCTAAAATTGAAGATATAAAACCTTAGTAGAACACCTCACTAGAAATGGATAAAAATAAAAAAATCAAAATATTGCAAACTATCCGGCAAGGTAAAATCGGCGGA
This is a stretch of genomic DNA from Candidatus Pedobacter colombiensis. It encodes these proteins:
- a CDS encoding glycosyltransferase, whose product is MDFENDIIIISQQPWDTEIGSNCKDIALELSKTNRVLYINSPLDRITLVRDRNDQKIKRRIDVINGRENGLIQIKDNLWNYYPDCIVESINWLNSHFLFNLINRFNNLKFSSSIKKALKQLNFKNFILFNDNEMFKGFYLKEFLKPELSIYYSRDYMIGVDYWKKHGVKLEARLIAKSDLCFSNSEYLAEYCRKFNQNSFNVGQGCDVEDFVNIRTKVPEDLKNLERKTIGYVGSLNSERLDIQVIERISDSFPECYIVLVGPEDDQFKSSKLHQSENVIFIGLKPVNDLPAYINSFDVCINPQLINQITIGNYPRKIDEYLAMGKAVVATKTTTMDFFADFVYLAETSLDYISLIKVALEEDDEILKDKRKAFALTHTWPESVKVMSMEIKKMLKVL
- a CDS encoding glycosyltransferase — its product is MIIYVSINWFLFLFIILQCAICFYLVYPFILYFICLFKGLKKDTGISSGYQADYAVIVTAYEQTDLIQSVVNSLLGVNYTNYLIYVVADNCDVSALLFSDPRVILLRPETTLASNVKSHFYAIDNFKRAHERLTIIDSDNLVCVEYLNELNKLFDQGFYAVQGVRKAKNLNTQYACLDEAGDIYYRFIDRKLLFEAGSSASLAGSGMAFTTAIYKACLADLQISGAGFDKILQYELLKRRLTIALAEKAIVYDEKTAKSDQLVKQRARWINTWFKFFVLGLKMNLTSLGKRNLNQFLFSLMLLRPPLFLLLMLCGIFCLLDIFIFPELLIGWIAGSGLFVFIFFNALNYFQADERIYKSLKNAPKFIYYQLLALLKANKANMLSVATKHEYQSKIEDIKP